One Malania oleifera isolate guangnan ecotype guangnan chromosome 10, ASM2987363v1, whole genome shotgun sequence genomic region harbors:
- the LOC131166607 gene encoding protein SENESCENCE-ASSOCIATED GENE 21, mitochondrial-like → MARFFSNPKPIPALVADHISLPVNRCTWGISRRGYAAAAAPGVAATAAGGGGGGGGRSGAVVKKQGEQTGKATSSWVPDPVTGYYRPENLADEIDVVDLRNMLLRHKN, encoded by the exons ATGGCTCGCTTCTTCTCCAACCCTAAGCCTATCCCTGCTCTCGTCGCCGATCATATTTCCCTCCCTGTTAACAG ATGTACTTGGGGTATATCTAGACGGGGTTATGCTGCAGCGGCGGCGCCAGGCGTTGCGGCGACCGCGgcgggaggaggaggaggaggaggaggaaggagCGGCGCGGTGGTGAAGAAACAAGGAGAACAGACGGGGAAGGCGACGTCTTCGTGGGTCCCAGATCCCGTCACCGGCTACTACCGGCCGGAGAATCTCGCCGACGAGATCGACGTCGTCGACCTCAGAAATATGCTCCTCAGGCACAAGAACTGA